A single window of Candidatus Rhabdochlamydia oedothoracis DNA harbors:
- a CDS encoding MFS transporter produces the protein MTKGCPQTRLAMLWTNLASEPLVSLYTLLPFILRKEYVANVFQLSIFLTLRPVLSLFSFCWSAYFKKGRAHLIANLVGAFLLTYLPFVFLPWIENFSFFLFAAASYQLFSRAAIPSLMEIIKCNIPKKPREDAFSLYYLFGFIESGILGLLFAYLLRSHIMDWKTLFSCTSLIGLSSILFFRRIPLIEEKEIEQPNSMKPWKESFYLLHKHKNFRYLQWIFMFGGSALMLMGPAFSSFYVDTLSLSYTNMATARFIFMALGVAGSTFLWKRGLRVCDILKLSLWVLIGMGIFPIMLLFAQIHIAFLYLGFMLYGVAQAGSHLIWNLSGTIFAGEHDSSPFTRVNILLIGIRGIVMPLLGGLLCQLFSSVFVLILGGGLCLMGLLFVAKIAKIKVTTLTHLQDF, from the coding sequence ATGACAAAAGGCTGTCCTCAAACGCGTTTAGCCATGCTGTGGACAAATCTTGCTAGTGAACCTCTTGTATCATTGTATACTCTGTTGCCATTCATCTTGCGTAAAGAATATGTGGCAAATGTATTCCAACTTTCTATTTTTCTTACCCTGCGTCCTGTTTTATCCCTTTTTTCTTTTTGTTGGAGCGCTTATTTTAAAAAAGGAAGAGCTCACTTAATAGCTAATTTAGTAGGTGCTTTCCTTTTAACCTATTTACCCTTTGTTTTTTTGCCTTGGATAGAAAATTTTTCTTTTTTTCTATTTGCCGCAGCTTCTTATCAATTATTCAGTAGAGCTGCTATTCCTTCCTTAATGGAAATCATTAAATGTAATATTCCTAAAAAACCAAGAGAGGATGCTTTTTCTCTCTATTATCTATTCGGTTTTATAGAATCAGGTATTTTAGGGCTTTTATTTGCCTACCTTCTGCGCTCTCATATTATGGACTGGAAGACTCTATTTTCTTGCACCTCGCTCATTGGACTAAGCAGCATTTTATTTTTTAGAAGAATTCCTTTGATAGAGGAAAAGGAAATTGAACAACCCAATTCTATGAAGCCTTGGAAAGAAAGTTTTTACTTATTGCATAAACATAAAAATTTTCGCTATCTACAATGGATTTTTATGTTTGGAGGTAGCGCCTTAATGCTAATGGGACCTGCATTTTCTAGCTTTTATGTAGATACCTTATCTTTATCTTATACAAATATGGCAACAGCCCGCTTTATTTTTATGGCGTTAGGTGTAGCAGGATCTACTTTTTTATGGAAAAGGGGATTGAGAGTGTGCGACATTCTTAAACTCAGCTTGTGGGTTCTGATTGGAATGGGAATTTTCCCTATTATGCTCCTTTTTGCTCAAATACACATTGCTTTTCTCTATTTAGGTTTTATGTTGTATGGGGTGGCTCAAGCAGGAAGTCATTTGATTTGGAATCTCTCTGGTACAATTTTTGCAGGAGAACATGATAGTTCTCCTTTTACAAGGGTCAATATTTTACTAATTGGGATAAGAGGGATTGTTATGCCTTTACTAGGGGGACTCTTATGTCAGCTTTTTAGCAGTGTATTTGTGCTCATTTTAGGAGGAGGCCTTTGTTTAATGGGCCTCCTATTTGTTGCAAAAATTGCAAAAATTAAAGTGACTACTTTAACTCATTTGCAAGATTTTTAA
- a CDS encoding transposase, with amino-acid sequence MVFFSSGRGGGEQVDYGYKGKGVTSHLLVEKSGKPLAITFTSASGDEKKQVIPLLRKVIPFIKKAWNQGKVPILEADKGYDSEQTRIDVLSHEVFPLIARKRNTKGYKIKGICYLEKQRWVVERTISWLKTCFRRLTVRWERKAIYWNGLLMFGLLGYWMNFLSRQVSLKQ; translated from the coding sequence ATGGTTTTTTTTTCCAGCGGACGCGGAGGAGGAGAGCAAGTTGATTATGGCTACAAAGGTAAAGGCGTGACATCGCATTTACTGGTAGAAAAATCAGGAAAGCCTCTTGCAATCACTTTTACATCAGCATCCGGGGATGAGAAAAAACAAGTGATCCCTCTGCTTAGGAAAGTCATTCCCTTCATTAAAAAAGCATGGAATCAGGGAAAAGTACCCATACTTGAAGCAGATAAAGGTTATGACTCAGAGCAAACACGTATCGATGTTCTTTCCCATGAGGTTTTTCCTCTGATAGCTCGGAAAAGAAACACTAAGGGATATAAGATAAAAGGCATTTGCTACCTTGAAAAGCAACGTTGGGTCGTTGAGAGAACGATTTCTTGGTTAAAGACATGCTTCCGTCGTCTTACAGTGCGCTGGGAAAGAAAGGCAATATATTGGAACGGACTATTAATGTTTGGACTACTGGGATATTGGATGAATTTCTTAAGTCGGCAAGTATCTTTAAAACAGTAA
- the rpmB gene encoding 50S ribosomal protein L28: MSKRCQVTGKCPVRGKSYAIRGIPKKKKGIGLKITGIKKRRFQPNLIKKRLWLAEENRFISLTLSVSALRTINKNGLQSIVRELRKKGEKV; encoded by the coding sequence ATGTCTAAAAGATGTCAAGTCACTGGTAAATGTCCTGTTCGAGGAAAATCCTATGCAATTCGTGGAATTCCAAAGAAAAAAAAGGGGATTGGCTTAAAGATTACAGGAATTAAAAAACGCCGTTTTCAACCAAATTTAATTAAAAAACGTTTATGGCTTGCAGAAGAAAATCGTTTTATTAGTTTAACCCTATCGGTAAGCGCTCTACGTACAATTAATAAAAATGGCTTGCAATCTATTGTTCGTGAGCTTCGCAAAAAAGGTGAAAAGGTTTAA
- the sthA gene encoding Si-specific NAD(P)(+) transhydrogenase: MKEIYAELVVIGSGPAGQKAAIQASKMGKKVVVIEKDSVLGGASLNSGTIPSKSLREAIIDLTDFYKRSFYGKNCPLKEVSINDLNYRLTFVLEEQRKILVKQFEKNHIQVIHGTACFKDIHHVNVCNLDKKILYRVEGQYFLIATGSRPRNPNSVPFDDQKILDSTRLLSIDHLPKTLLVLGGGIIGSEYASFFAALGTKVTVIDKKAHLLPLLDSEIGLHLQKSLNAIGLKMLGNKELDTIEKKDDFVKVTFKDKTHVQAEVLLYALGRSANVEHLHIENLGISIDKFGYIPVNALFQVKRSDHTTLRNIYAVGDVIGGPALASTSMEQGRLAARNAFGAKTHHFPDFYPIGIYTIPEISSCGYTENQLKELDFRYEIGRAYYYEIAKNQIIGNDLGIFKILFHADTLEILGIHIIGRAATELIHIGQVAMSFNAKIDYFIDQVFNYPTYAEGYRIAALNGFNKLKHKQ, from the coding sequence GTGAAAGAAATATATGCGGAGCTTGTGGTTATTGGATCTGGTCCTGCTGGACAAAAAGCAGCCATTCAAGCCTCAAAAATGGGTAAAAAAGTTGTTGTTATTGAAAAAGATTCCGTATTGGGAGGTGCATCTTTAAACTCTGGCACAATTCCATCTAAATCTTTAAGAGAAGCTATTATAGACCTTACAGACTTTTATAAAAGAAGTTTTTATGGGAAAAATTGCCCGTTAAAAGAGGTTTCCATTAATGACTTAAATTATCGACTTACGTTTGTTTTAGAAGAACAAAGAAAGATTTTAGTAAAGCAATTTGAAAAAAATCATATTCAAGTAATTCATGGGACCGCCTGCTTTAAGGATATTCATCACGTCAATGTATGTAATTTAGATAAAAAGATTTTATATAGAGTAGAAGGACAATATTTTTTGATAGCAACCGGTTCTAGACCACGTAATCCCAACTCTGTTCCTTTTGATGATCAAAAAATTTTAGATTCCACCAGATTGCTTTCTATTGACCATTTGCCAAAAACGCTTCTTGTATTGGGAGGAGGGATTATTGGTTCTGAGTATGCTAGTTTTTTTGCTGCTTTAGGAACAAAAGTGACGGTTATCGATAAAAAAGCTCATCTCTTACCTCTCTTAGACTCGGAAATTGGTTTGCATCTACAAAAATCTTTAAATGCAATTGGTCTTAAAATGTTGGGAAATAAAGAATTAGATACGATTGAAAAGAAAGATGATTTTGTAAAAGTCACTTTTAAAGATAAAACGCATGTGCAAGCAGAGGTGTTATTATATGCCTTGGGAAGAAGTGCGAATGTAGAACATTTGCATATTGAAAATCTGGGAATTTCTATCGATAAATTTGGCTATATTCCTGTTAATGCTCTTTTTCAAGTTAAAAGATCTGATCACACAACGCTGCGCAATATTTATGCTGTAGGGGACGTTATTGGAGGACCAGCTCTTGCTTCTACTAGCATGGAGCAAGGTAGATTAGCAGCTCGAAATGCTTTTGGCGCAAAAACTCATCATTTTCCTGATTTCTACCCAATTGGTATTTATACAATTCCAGAAATTTCTTCATGTGGTTATACTGAAAATCAGCTTAAAGAACTTGATTTTAGATATGAGATTGGTAGAGCTTACTATTACGAAATTGCTAAAAATCAGATCATAGGAAATGATCTAGGTATATTTAAAATTTTATTTCATGCAGATACATTAGAAATTTTAGGAATTCACATTATAGGTCGAGCTGCCACAGAGTTGATTCATATCGGGCAAGTAGCAATGAGCTTTAACGCAAAGATTGATTATTTTATCGATCAAGTGTTTAATTATCCGACTTATGCGGAAGGTTATCGCATTGCAGCTTTAAACGGTTTTAATAAGCTCAAGCACAAACAGTAG
- a CDS encoding phospholipase D-like domain-containing protein: MKRFKSFFILRNLSGFIFFRVSLSLLIGSLSLFFIWLVFTATTTTFPSIENPLIFYSNQTRDDIKAVFYRSIKEAKSHVYLSIYGLTDVSIIHILKQKGLHTPVEVYYDSSASPKLNKKLKSCSSFPVKTKGLMHRKILILDKELVFLGSANFTPSSLLYHSNLVIGLYHPPLASFLQNPASSYYSFEINQQQAEAFLLPTAGKEALAHILQLINQAKKTIDIASFTLTHPLICDALISAKNRNVDLNIVLDGYSAKGASKKALDQLKAQGLAICASQGAHLLHHKLCVIDREILITGSANWTKAAFSKNADLLLVLYLKDPKLKKFLKKLCKMIKVESKLIEN, encoded by the coding sequence GTGAAAAGGTTTAAAAGTTTTTTTATTCTGCGTAACCTATCAGGTTTTATCTTTTTTAGAGTTTCCCTCTCCCTCCTGATAGGTAGCCTTTCTCTATTTTTCATTTGGCTTGTATTTACCGCTACTACTACCACTTTTCCCTCTATAGAAAATCCTCTGATTTTTTATTCTAATCAAACAAGAGATGATATTAAAGCTGTATTTTATCGATCGATTAAAGAGGCTAAATCACATGTTTATTTAAGTATCTATGGGCTAACAGATGTCAGCATCATTCACATACTCAAGCAGAAAGGATTACATACCCCTGTTGAAGTTTACTACGATTCTTCAGCATCTCCCAAACTAAATAAAAAACTTAAAAGTTGCTCTTCCTTCCCAGTAAAGACAAAAGGATTGATGCATAGGAAGATCCTGATTTTGGATAAAGAACTGGTTTTTCTAGGCTCTGCTAATTTCACTCCCTCTTCTCTTCTTTACCATTCTAATCTTGTAATTGGTTTATATCACCCACCTCTTGCTAGTTTTCTTCAAAATCCTGCCAGCTCCTATTATTCCTTTGAAATAAATCAACAGCAAGCTGAAGCCTTTTTATTACCAACAGCAGGGAAAGAAGCGCTTGCTCATATATTGCAACTAATCAACCAAGCAAAAAAAACAATCGACATAGCATCATTTACTCTAACCCATCCACTTATTTGCGATGCTCTGATCTCTGCAAAAAATCGCAATGTAGATCTAAACATTGTCTTAGATGGCTATAGCGCCAAAGGAGCTAGTAAAAAAGCATTAGACCAGCTAAAAGCTCAGGGACTTGCTATTTGTGCTAGTCAAGGTGCACATCTACTACACCATAAACTTTGTGTAATAGATCGAGAAATTCTGATCACAGGGTCTGCTAACTGGACAAAAGCAGCTTTTAGCAAGAACGCAGACCTTTTATTAGTCCTTTATTTAAAAGATCCTAAACTCAAGAAGTTTTTAAAAAAACTTTGCAAAATGATAAAAGTAGAGTCTAAACTTATCGAAAATTAG
- a CDS encoding transposase, giving the protein MSKQGLNEEQFKILEPQMEKWVNRNHYGRKLAPWRPVVNTIFWVLRTGAPWKDAPRNKEFSHPSTAHAWLGRMQSAGFLDQFLEELLKLAEQLGCIDAQRLSVDGFFFQRTRRRRAS; this is encoded by the coding sequence ATGAGCAAGCAAGGATTAAATGAAGAACAGTTTAAAATACTCGAACCTCAAATGGAAAAATGGGTAAATCGTAACCATTATGGAAGAAAATTAGCGCCATGGAGACCTGTAGTGAATACTATTTTCTGGGTGCTTCGGACAGGAGCTCCTTGGAAAGATGCACCTAGAAACAAGGAGTTTTCTCATCCCTCAACAGCACACGCATGGCTTGGAAGAATGCAATCTGCTGGATTTTTAGATCAATTTTTAGAAGAGCTGCTTAAGCTTGCCGAACAGCTGGGGTGTATTGATGCCCAGAGACTCTCTGTAGATGGTTTTTTTTTCCAGCGGACGCGGAGGAGGAGAGCAAGTTGA
- a CDS encoding MarC family protein, whose translation MKSNPQVLSMTLTFFLMIDSIGNIPLFASLLKNFEPKKQQRIILREMLIALGVIILFELLGDMILNFINIKTPTIIIAGGVILFLIALKMIFPPQAEPVTDIVDKEPFIVPLAIPLVAGPAILAAVMLYAGQAENHFSIISAIFIAWLPSTLILLGSSYLKKLIGKRGISALERLMGLILILIAIQMLLEGVQLFLKAV comes from the coding sequence ATGAAGTCTAATCCCCAAGTGCTTTCTATGACGCTTACCTTTTTTTTAATGATCGATTCTATAGGTAATATCCCTTTATTTGCCTCTTTGCTTAAAAACTTTGAGCCTAAGAAGCAACAGCGCATTATTCTCCGTGAAATGTTGATTGCTTTAGGGGTCATCATTCTTTTTGAACTCTTAGGAGATATGATTTTAAACTTCATAAATATTAAAACGCCCACTATTATCATTGCTGGTGGAGTAATTTTGTTTTTAATTGCACTAAAAATGATATTCCCCCCACAGGCTGAACCTGTAACAGACATTGTAGATAAGGAGCCTTTTATCGTTCCTTTGGCAATCCCTCTGGTAGCAGGGCCTGCTATATTAGCTGCTGTAATGCTATATGCAGGTCAAGCAGAGAATCATTTTAGCATTATTAGTGCTATTTTTATTGCTTGGCTCCCTTCAACATTAATCTTGTTGGGATCTAGCTATTTAAAAAAGCTAATAGGAAAAAGAGGAATTTCTGCTTTAGAGCGCTTAATGGGTTTAATTTTAATTTTAATTGCTATTCAAATGCTCTTAGAAGGAGTCCAGCTGTTTTTAAAAGCGGTTTAA